In Magallana gigas chromosome 1, xbMagGiga1.1, whole genome shotgun sequence, the sequence aaaaaaatacgaAAAAACTAAACTGGGAAAATTTCAGCAATAAGCAGTCATTGGTTTATGGTGTATTTACAATTCTAGTATATACATCTCTGGTATTAGAatgatatttatcaaataattgtTGTTACACCACATGTGCAGATCTAGATAGGggtcttaaattaaaaaaaaaaaattaaaatgagtgAAAATAGACTCCTCGAATATCCCCCGCCCCTGGGGAAAAAAATCTTGATTGATCTGCACATGCACCATATTTTACCAAACAGTATTACTTTGCCCTCATAATCTTTATCTTGAAGCATTCAACAATCTAAAATTAAACTCCTTATACAGGTCAAAAATAAGGACTCTCAGGATAGAAACAGATTGTCAGATTAAACATAGATTTAACACGTACAGCTCACAATTAAAGTTTCAAGGGTTGTTGATGGTGTTTCAGAGAAAGTCTGAGACAATGAAATACGATTGTAAAATGTCTAGTAagaaaaatttgatatgaaattaaaGACATGGTCTTGCAAATTCAAAGGTTAATCTTAATAAAATTATGATCTATGAATTTCCATGTTTTCGTAACTTTTCTGTAGTTAaaatcatgtatttttcatatgtTGCTGTTTTACTAACAGCCAACTACCCAGAGAGGCTGCCTAAGAAGATGGTTTATTCTTGTTTAATGATCAAAGAATTGCAATGTTTTATGTAGTTTTAAATTCATGTACATTTCCTCTGTTGCTGTCTTACTTACAGCCAACTACCCAGAGAGTGTGGTGGATAACCTGCCCAAGGAGATGCCCCTGGGTGTGTACTATGGCTGGGGCAGTGTAGATGACGGCGAGGTCTACAAAATGGTCCTGTCAGTCGGATGGAACCTGTACTACAAGAACACTAAAAAGTCCATGGTAAGTCCATACAAAAACACTAAAAAGTCCTTGTTAAATCCATCCAAGAAGTTGGCAAGAACACCTAAAAGTCCATTGTAACTCTATACAAAAACACCAAAACAAAAGTCCATTTCAACTCAGACTAACTTCATATAAAAACACCAAAACTGAAAAAGTCCATTTCAACTCGGACTAACTTCATATAAAAACACCAAAACTGAAAAAGTCCATGGTATGtccaccaaagatgtatcttctAAGACCatacaaaaatgcaaaaaaaaatatttacagtaaGTCCAAAAGTCCATACAAGAATGCCAAAATGTCAATGGTAAGTCCATCCACGAACACCAAAAAGTCCATAGTAGGTGCATACCTAGAAACAACATGTATAAATGGTGTTCATGGTTGCATAATGAAAATTCACATTCTTTGATTGACATATGTATTGATTGAGATCAAGTCCTTGTGaagtaaaaaatttgatttggcagtacatgtaacatgaaaaTTAGTTTATGAGGATTTTGCTCtgtttcttttgaaataaattcagTCATGTGGTATGATTACTGATATTATTTTCCAGGAGACCTACTTGATGCACACATTCAATGAGGACTTTTATGGGTCAAAGTTGAAGGTCGTCATGCTGGGGTATATAAGACCAATGAAAGATTTCTCCTCTCTTGGTAacgttttaaacatttacttaaaacatgtattattagTCGTCCATCGGTAAAACAGGATAACTTTATAATGGGAGATATTCGCCCCAGTTTTCTTTTCGCGCGGttcatcaaaatttaaatgtctCCGATTCTCTCTCTTTAAAGGCGACTGTGTCagggcaaattcaagatgggtcaaaactgtttgcaagtgatGAAGGGTgaaaaaaagtggggagggggtcGGAAGTAATCCTGTATAcggaatactgtggaatcatttaattttgtggtggccaattttcgtggatttttgcttattcgtggggatgtaatttcgtggatgcgttggttttcagtttcagtaggaaaacttaatattttataattagttttcgtGGAGGATGTCAATTTGTGGGTGAGGGTTatccacgaattccacgaaaacaCAGTAGTCTTTGTCTCAGTCTTTCTGTTTGTCTCTCCTACATTCTACCCAATCCTTTTGCTAgttatggttttaaaaatagatttgaaaCTTGTTATGCAATTTCAAATTGATGAATTGCAcctgcaatgtacatgtattgtttgatttttgtcGAGATTGATTAGTAAGCAGTGTTTGTCCTTTCTTGTGATGCTTATTTCTAGATCTAGTAATTTCgactattttcaatttgttcacAACAAAGAATTGGATTTTAGCAAGACAACTTCAAATgcgaataattaattttttttcttcttttaaaacatCAGAACTTGACAATAGGTATAACTAATGTGTGGGATTAATCTGGCATTTTTTCTGATTTCAGATGAGTTAGTGAAAGCTATAGAAAACGATATCTACGTGGCTAAACAAAAACTGGACCAACCAGAGAACTTAAAgtacaaaacaaacaatttctTCTCGCCCTCTGGTGGGAAGGGCAATGAGGAAGCAGAAATCCCTGAGACAAATGGTCCGAGCCATATATCACGTTGAGAtataggagagagagagagagggagagagagagagagagagagagagagagagtttgttgGGTATTTATGTTCTGGGTAatccaaattattttttcaagctTTTTTTAAGGTGTCAAGCTAATGCTCGGCAGTATTCTAGCGATCATCTGGTTTTATGTAggacgtacatgtacatgttcatgttcattcttatatgtaaatttatttactgGTACATACAGCTTATGTTTGGAAAATATTTGCATCTCATATATAATTATCACTTAGgctaaatatttacaaaaaaaacccaaaaaactgTTTGGCATCTTCTGACCCAGTTTTCAATATCTGGGTGGGTAAATGGGATTAACACTTTTTCCAAATTTGAGCGAAAATTAGAAAGCTTTCAATAATCTCAGTTGTTACTTGGGATGATTATAGATTATTTGAAACCCAACTTCTGCCTGTACTTGTTTTAAACATgcgtatttaaaaaattatgttaaaaaataccTTACAACATGCATAAACAGAATAGGATATGCattcaaaaaattaatctgtaatttctatttctaaataatATGATGTTGCTAGCAAGTATTTTATTTAActattattaatattcataatattgttgaatttaaaaagggaaataattccatttgcaattttttggtttaaattgaaaaaattgagattttctccttttccaataaaaaaataaattgccataatgtgctgtatgtgagaATTAAATGATTACATGTGTTAATTAATCTTTCTgctatgtattatttttttcaaactgttagttgtaaaatatattttaagtacTTTATAGATTTTAATTAAGATGTCATGTTAGTTAATAGtatactttgttttatttgcaaatttaattttttaagaatagATTTAGAGTTGAAACTATATATGAAGAGCGTATTTTCTTATATTCATCCTTAAAAGTGTGATGATAAAAATTTAGGTACTTTACAGAGAATTTGGCCATAGTTCTTTCATACTGTCGCTTGTTTTATCCTGATCATTTTTGGGAGTGAATGCAATGCTTATCACTGTAGATATTGAATAcagtaagatacatgtattttatcttttgtACATACTGGTAACCAGCTTTTTTTCACATGCTTTAACTTTAATTTGCACATGAGAACATTTAGCATTTAAGGTTCATTGCAATATTCTTGTCAAAGGTATTTATTGTTGCTTACGGTCACGTTTTTATGCCTCTCGTATAATATGCTTATATCTACAAAGGCTTCATCTTTAAGATTGGTCACTGTGAACCATTTAAGGGGGCTGGGTGGCTATGACCATTTTTAGACTCTTTTGATCTCCTTTATAAGAAGAGTTCTGtttaaagatataggaaaaaattttctttactaaataatagtttatagctgaACAAATCATATCTATATTAATAAAGGTAGGCATGATTTGTAATTTGTGGATCATTCAGCCTCCGTAAGCACAGGTTATTGGTGAAATAAAGTATTTGTGAAGAAAAGTTGGTTTTCGGTATATGTGAATTAAAGAACACCTGTTGAAATAATGAACAATCATTTACAGTATACGCTCGTGAAATCCTTGGGTTATGTTTTCATAGAAGAATTTATGTTGAAGCAAGAATGTTTGTTATAGCAGTTTGTTATTGCTGTGAAGATTTCATAATTATAcattaaacaaatgtataaatgtGGATTATTTGTATGCTGTTACAGTCAACTTGTTATTGTGTGGAGAAAAATAGAAACAATTTAGATAATATGCTTTGATCTTCTGAGATATCATATTTTAGAGATATCCTATTCCATAAATGTCAGGCTATATATATACACTGAATCGTCATATGAACAAGGGATCAAAGCTTTAGGTCTGTGTTTTATTCAGagcagtggatttttttttttacatatcatTTAGAGGTTACAAATTCATTTACATTGACTTTCAACTTGATGAAAATGTCACCCTGAgatattttagtataatgaGACAATGACGAGATGTTGAGGTGAGATTTGGTGAGATATTTGTGTCTTGTAATCAGATATCAGGTCATCGTTCAGAGTTTTTGTATGTACAGGATCTGAAAATGTCAATGACCAGTTCTGAGATAACTTGGTATGATGAGATGTTTTACTGAGATCTGATGAGATATTTGTGTTTTGTAATGAGATATCACGTCATCTGATGAGATAAAGGTACcagcatttatttgtatttggTATTTTAATGCAACATATttcatgtactacatgtatgtatcaattgataatatacatttatgtttatatttaattgCGAGTTATTTTGTCTGTTGTTTTGAGTTTATTaatcatttacatttatatatttatgtagagattttgtatcaaaataatcagcatgaaaattatacatataacaAGAAAATCAGAAATCAACAAATCTAATGTGTCTCAGTATACGCAGGGTAGATAGATATTTATCAGatccaatctaattaaaattagacttgtaatTCCGCTCCCCTACGATACGCTTCCACGCGACATATCGAAAACCTGGAAGCGGAcggataattttaattttaattagattgtatcAGTTCAAgacttatttattttcaaaccaAGAATTGAAAAGTTCTCAATGTATGTTTTTCTCTATTGGATAAATATTGTGCcaataaatttgaatattttgaaaattgtgttTACAGATTCATAGAGTTTAGAAATTAAAGACATCACTTTTCAGTATTTTTTGTCATTCATTCTGACTTACAGCTAGAATACTATACTGGGTTTAAATGTTATGCAGCAGTATATACTAGAATTGTCTCAATTTAAAATTGGAAGGGTTACCAAAAGGGCGTTATGCATGTTGGATTTCATCATATGATGGCGGATtagatcacctcataatattcagagAATGATTTCTTtatccttattacttatatcttcatatattttttcaccaattttttacaaacattaatattgacattttaatatttttgttcaattatgcaaaccccgcttgcgGCCCTACAATACGTCATTTGTAATGTATCGAATTATATGTTACGAATTTGATTCGTAGATTTATCATCTggacaaagacactgaaaaatgtaaatattgaggtataaaacatataatatcTGATGGGCTTTGATAGAAATCTGTAGGCCAATGACATAAAAGTCTATGGTGAGGTAAAAGAAATGGGTTAACGGAGGGATTATATAGTCTCCTTTGGATTTATtgatagcaataaaaaaaaataattaataatggCACTTATTTGGGGTgtcctatatattttttttttttgggggggggggggggtaaaaggGCTAGTATTTTAAAAGTTGGTTGCATTTAATCGATCGAAATTCTAATTGTgggattttatttcaaaatgcaaAAGGGTGCATGTACGTTAGTTGTCTTGTCAAAGATCACATGCATATAGTTTGTTAAAACGTTTACATAATCTTATTGAAAAACATAATTAAGATATTAACTCATGGtgtattattaatataattcaataaaatgtacaatttttgctccacatttttttttactatatgcAAACGAATTAAGTTTCAAGTAAACTTCTtgcatacaatgtacatgtatgtccgcctgctatatatatataaaagaccAAATTATTATTCTTTAGAGGTTCTAGTTAATTGTtggttatatataatatatgattatataaacaaaacatgttttagctttaaaaatcaaatttcattaatttatatgtaaatggccatagtttaaacaataaaagcttcattaacatgattaagCTTTAGTGAATGGTCAATCATTATTTGAATGTCAGTTGTCAAGCttcaagcgagatacagagttCGATGCTTTGTgttgtaaacaaggctcgtgtcatGTTTTTGTTAGTCTATAGGTTCTTCGgagtaaaatttcaaaatattacggCATATTTATAAACAGCATGAGATGTGACAAACACCATAGCGTGTCTTGTTGTGttcataattaatttgtaataagaaaataaatctgATTTTAACTAACTAAAGTTTGAAAGAAAAGCATGCGACAATCCATGTTcatgaaataataaaagtaaatttacattcACTGCGTGTTGTCTCCTCTATTTCTTTAGCAAACCGATctgtcgaaacctacagcgacctgagaaaaatcacagactgcacgaaataatcatgatgatgtcagagtCAAACTAAAGGCCCATGtaagatgattatatatatatatatatatatatatatatatatatatatatatatatatatatatatatatatatatatatatatatatatatatatatatatatatatatatatggcttCTTTTATCTAACCGCACTATGAGAAATAGCCATATAATCGTCTTATATATGGGGATTCGAGCCTGACAACGACagtaatattttacatataggcctatactaatatattaatgaaaataaacctTATAAAGTTCATTCATGTTTGTTGGATTCTTTATAAATTGCAAGATTCATGAAGTGTTGCCTAAAGATGAtttatgtatatgaattaaCGAATTAATATTTAAGTGAGGatgatttcataattatttttttttttgggggggggggagggggtaccTATTAAACTTACATTCTTTTCatcttttatgtatattttccgGTGCTAGCGTTGTGGCGaacgcagcaagaattacacataccttgcatcattgtcaacttagtgATATTTTGACAATATCAACTAACATCAAAGAATTTGAGATGGATGCATGGATGgatagagagatagatagatagatagatagatagatagatagatagatagatagatagatagatagatagatagatagatagatagatagatagatagatagatagatagatagatatagattctttttaaaatcttacaaaatacATAGACTTGCTTCCCCCTGAAACCGGTCCttacttttggagaaaactaATCAGTCTGTAAAATGTAAcgttaatataattaattttggTCAAAAGTGTAAACAATAAGTACTGTGCCCTaatataattattcttttttattacctTGCTGctcttttacttttattttttttccttgttcctatattcttttttaaaaatgagtttATTATTGCATTTAATTATATAGGCAACAAACGTTGACTGTTGAATGTGCTCCGGTCTCtatttgtaggtgtgtaatttcccatatttcaatttattgaaaatattatttcaatattatttgtttgacaatatgcaatatctgcatacatctttttaaaaaaatgtttatttttttctctgtatcctttttttaccccccccccccccccgacttatgcctgaaaaattaaaaagacagaAAGTTCGACAACTCTAAAATGTGGTAAGTTTACCGTCCTTGAATAGCGCCGCCTCAGTCAAGTATGTAAATTGGGGTCATTCCTTATATGGATAACGTGACCTCGGCTTTTGTGttgtgaaaaagaaaatggCGACGGGTTAGAGAAAAGACAAAAATATGTCGAGTTTACTACTTCGTTTTTGCAATTTCCCGTTATACATACTGAAAAGAACGATTCCTTAAGGAtttataaataatgtgaaatttcaaggagcatattttgataaacctAGTGGAAAAGCAGAGGATTTAAAAATGGATTTAACCGAAAGAAGTAAACGGACAGTTTTGTCCTGTGTTGTTACTTTTGCAGTCGTGTGTTTAAAGTGTGTACATGGTGAGTTAGTTCTATCCAATTTCTCCATCCAGGTTTGATGTGTATTATGTGAGCGAAAATCAGGGACAACTGATTTGCTTGTCGTTTATAATATGAAGTCGGTGCCCCCTTTCATGTTTTTGATCTTGGTAGCGTTATGCGTGTTCAAAGAgacatatatattaatttataaagcAGGCTCGAAGCACACCGACAGTTTTATTTTAGAAACgcattgcatttttaaaatgaaggttttttttttaaaaccctgGGAGGCTCTTCCAATTTTCTATCCAAGGACAAAGGCTTGAGTGTTACCCTCTGTTACTTGGTCACAATGACATATGTATATCATCACTATATGACACTTATAGTATAACTGTACTCTCAAATGCTAACCTCAAAGTCAATATTTTCctgcttaatttttttcctcacACTTCAAAGCCCTCATCCCTTTCTTAAGACTTTATCAGGAGGAACTATGGCCACTGCACTGTTAGGTGGTTTGACTCCCAATTTTGGTGGTCGAATGCCTACGTTACGTCTATTTTGTTTCCACTTACTACTTTGAATAGGAGTTCAACCACCAAGCAGCGACCAGTACCCAACTTTGACATTTCTTACTCCAGCCTCCTTGCTTGCTATTATTACCCCAGTATCCCCCCTAAAAACTATCCCCTCTCCCCAGCAACCAATTCAAAATACCACTCAAGACAAGTTGTAGTGAGTTGTACTATTGTAACTAACTTATACACCACCATCCCTGCAAAATTCAGAACCAAAGTATTCACACTCTTACAAACTGACTACAACCGCACCTTCCCCCCAAAGCAGTAAAAAAACCCACTTCAAACCATCCCCCCAGAACCACTGCTTGACTGCCAAAATGCAGCAATCAGGCCCAAATGAACATACTTGCTTCAAAAGccaatattgttaaaacatgatTATTTAGCATCCTCCTCCTTCTCCTTCCCACCCACCCCTACCCGCAATCATGCCCCCACACCTATCTTTTTCCTGTCCATTTATCTAACTCATTCTTGAACTCTGTTGGACAAGCTTGCATCTTTGACCCCTCCTTTGAAGAACCCCTTGCCCAAGCCTCAAAGATATGTTATTGTACACGTTTATCTTTTGCAAGAATAAAATGATGTCTTCTGATCTTTATGTGTGACAATCTGATTCGAAAAATCAAAAtctaatgttacatgtatcctGAAGTAAAAAAAAGAGCATGACTATGTATTTATTGAGCAATATGAAACCTCCCTTTCTTACAGAAAAAAACCCCTCCCTAGTGTAAACCAATCACCCCCTTTCCTGCTGTGACTGGGAAATAGTTAAAATGAAATGACTTTCAAtccatatcaattttttcaCTAATATTTAGTTCATTAAgatgaagaatattttttttcttacagagGTGAGATTATCTTGAATTTGTAATGTGATAGtcaaaaaacattttctaaatCCTTGGCATTAAAAAAAAGGCAATTGTTTCAGCATTTCccatgttttcttttaaaagtacatCATCGG encodes:
- the LOC105332725 gene encoding riboflavin kinase; amino-acid sequence: MNLSMRVTTYATFVKLAGRSFHSVMSTKLPHFAEGEVVKGFGRGSKELGIPTANYPESVVDNLPKEMPLGVYYGWGSVDDGEVYKMVLSVGWNLYYKNTKKSMETYLMHTFNEDFYGSKLKVVMLGYIRPMKDFSSLDELVKAIENDIYVAKQKLDQPENLKYKTNNFFSPSGGKGNEEAEIPETNGPSHISR